One stretch of Clupea harengus chromosome 2, Ch_v2.0.2, whole genome shotgun sequence DNA includes these proteins:
- the nme9 gene encoding LOW QUALITY PROTEIN: thioredoxin domain-containing protein 6 (The sequence of the model RefSeq protein was modified relative to this genomic sequence to represent the inferred CDS: inserted 1 base in 1 codon), producing MAGKKKEVSLQVSITNEEQWGEMLGTKGLTVVDIYQQWCGPCRAVVSLFRKIKNELGDDLLHFATAETDSIEALERYRGKCEPTFLFYGGGELVGVLRGANAPLLQKLVVEELAKEKRVLEDGAERRVVKDEGLIDEEEEEAIEIDQSDEDVLVPAHKSYTVAIIKPDVVAHGKASEIIMKIQDAGFEILAHEERTLTENEARVFYRHKEDEPYFQELVEFMASGPSHVLVISQTDASADAVPAWREFIGPADIEEARRDKPDSLRAQYGTESLFNGLHGSDDSECASRELAFFFPTFRTASAAAPEQEPTRAAAEGRPAERTLALIRPQLAREHRDELLSLIRDAGFMVALXKELTLTEEQVRQFYSQHLERDYFPALLQNMTSGPVLALALVRRDAVQHWRSMLGPTDVSQAQEEEPDCLRARFSADGGVINQIHGSGSSETAEQEIRFFFPQMEDTLAVIKPDGMEQHREEILQEIQAGGFSIMRQKEAVLSREMAEEFYREHRDKPFFSQLVDFMCQGPCLMLVLTKESAVEEWRAMMGPTDPAEARQMAPDSLRARFARDVLENSVHGSSSLQHAQQKIDFIFGEIAAENGGSDEREMGSLRHGEEQGLESPEDFRQLDESISPSTDANEQLMALMSPEEDSPMELNKRLSDHDPLSPDVAIPTSELMGEVEAHCVASNHPQSG from the exons ATGGCTGGCAAAAAGAAGGAAGTCAGCCTGCAG GTGTCAATCACAAACGAGGAACAATGGGGTGAAATGCTCGGCACCAAGGGCCTAACAG TTGTTGATATCTATCAGCAGTGGTGTGGCCCTTGTCGTGCCGTCGTCAGCCTCTTTAGAAAAATAAAGAACGAACTCGGTGATGACCTCTTACATTTTGCAACA GCAGAGACGGACAGCATTGAGGCTCTGGAGAGATACAGGGGCAAGTGTGAGCCCACGTTCCTCTTCTATGGG GGAGGGGAGCTGGTGGGGGTCCTGAGGGGTGCCAACGCCCCCCTCCTGCAGAagctggtggtggaggagctggCCAAGGAGAAGAGGGTGCTGGAGGATGGGGCAGAGCGCAGAGTG GTGAAAGATGAAGGTTTGAtcgatgaagaggaggaggaggccattGAGATTGACCAAAGCGACGAAGACGTACTGG tTCCGGCGCACAAATCCTACACGGTTGCAATCATTAAACCAGATGTTGTCGCACACGGCAAAGCCAGCGAGATCATCATGAAG ATCCAGGATGCAGGCTTCGAGATCCTGGCCCACGAGGAGAGGACCCTGACTGAGAATGAGGCACGTGTCTTCTACCGGCACAAAGAGGACGAG CCCTATTTCCAGGAGCTGGTGGAGTTCATGGCCAGCGGGCCGTCGCACGTGCTGGTGATCTCGCAGACGGACGCCTCCGCAGACGCGGTCCCTGCCTGGAGGGAGTTCATCGGCCCTGCAGACATAGAGGAGGCCAGGAGGGACAAACCTGACAG ccTGCGTGCCCAGTACGGTACGGAGTCTCTGTTCAACGGTCTCCACGGCAGCGATGATTCCGAGTGCGCCAGCAGGGAGCTGGCCTTCTTCTTCCCCACGTTCCGAACGGCGTCGGCAGCCGCCCCGGAGCAGGAGCCCACGCGGGCCGCAGCGGAAGGGCGACCCGCCGAGAGGACGTTGGCGCTGATCCGGCCACAGCTTGCCAGGGAACACAGGG ACGAGCTGCTGTCACTCATCCGAGACGCCGGCTTCATGGTGGCCC CAAAGGAGTTGACTCTGACCGAGGAGCAGGTCAGGCAGTTCTACAGTCAGCATCTGGAGCGGGACTACTTCCCTGCACTCCTCCAGAACATGACCAG TGGGCCAGTGCTGGCTCTGGCCTTGGTCAGGAGGGATGCTGTGCAGCACTGGAGGAGCATGCTGGGTCCCACGGATGTCAGCCAGGCCCAGGAGGAGGAACCAGACTG CCTGAGGGCCCGGTTCTCGGCGGACGGGGGAGTCATTAACCAGATCCACGGCAGCGGGAGCTCGGAGACGGCCGAGCAGGAGATCCGCTTCTTCTTCCCCCAGATGGAGGACACGCTGGCCGTTATCAAGCCCGACGGCATGGAACAGCACCGAG AGGAGATTCTCCAGGAGATCCAGGCGGGAGGGTTCTCCATCATGCGGCAGAAGGAGGCGGTTCTGTCCAGGGAGATGGCAGAGGAGTTCTACAGGGAGCACCGGGACAAGCCCTTCTTCAGCCAGCTGGTGGACTTCATGTGTCA GGGCCCGTGTCTGATGCTGGTCCTGACCAAAGAGAGCGccgtggaggagtggagggccATGATGGGCCCCACGGACCCCGCGGAGGCCCGCCAGATGGCCCCCGACTCCCTGAGGGCCCGCTTCGCCAGGGACGTTCTGGAAAACTCCGTCCACGGCTCCTCCAGCCTGCAGCACGCGCAACAGAAGATTGACTTCATCTTTGGCGAGATTGCTGCAGAGAATGGGGGCAGtgatgagagggagatgggatcCCTTCGCCATGGTGAAG AACAAGGCCTTGAGTCTCCTGAAGACTTCAGGCAGCTGGACGAATCGATATCTCCCTCGACCGATGCAAATGAGCAACTCATGGCCCTCATGAGTCCAG AGGAAGATTCTCCAATGGAGTTGAACAAGAGACTCTCAGACCATGATCCCCTGTCTCCTGACGTTGCCATACCAACATCAGAGCTGATGGGGGAAGTGGAAGCACACTGTGTCGCCAGCAACCATCCACAGTCTGGTTAG